ATTTATTGTACAGATGGCGCACGAACCGCCGTCGCACATCATCATGCCCGCTATCCATAAAAGTGCCGCGCAAATAGCCCGCCTGTTTCACGAGCAGCTGGAGGGCGTTGACTACACGGAAGACGTGGACACGCTCATTGGTATTGGCCGTTCGGTATTGCGCGGTAAATTCCGGCACGCCCATGTCGGCATATCCGGTGTTAACTTTGCCGTGGCCGAAACCGGCACGTTGTGTCTGGTGGAAAACGAGGGCAATGGTCGTATGTGTACCACTGTGCCGCCGGTGCATATTGCTGTAACCGGCATCGAAAAGGTTGTGCAGTGGTTGCAGGATGTGCCGCCTTTGTTGTCCTTGCTTACCCGCTCGGCGACCGGTCAGCCCATCACTACCTATTTCAATATGATTTCCGGCCCGCGCAGGCCCGGTGAAAAAGACGGGCCTGAACAGGTGCACCTGGTATTGCTGGATAACGGCCGCTCCAACGCTTTCGCCGATGAGCAATTGCGTAAAACCTTGCAATGCATTCGTTGCGGGGCCTGCATGAATCATTGTCCAGTGTATACCCGCATTGGCGGTCATGCCTACGGCACTACCTACCCGGGTCCCATCGGCAAAATCATCAGCCCGCATTTGTTGGGATTGGATGCCACGCGGGATCTGCCCACGGCATCATCGCTTTGCGGTGCCTGCGAAGAAGTGTGTCCGGTGCGCATTCCTATCCCGCAATTGTTGCAACGGCTGCGAGCGGAATACCGAAGCGATGAGGAAGGTGTAATGAGCGGTGCCGGTGGTGGGCGCAGTATACTGGAAGCCGGTGTGTGGGCCGGCTGGGCCTGGGCCTGTGAGCACCCGGGTGTTTACCGGTTGCTGACCTGGATTGCAGGGCGTATGCGGTCACTGGTGCCGTGGTTGCCGTCAGCCTGGAAAAACGGCCGGACGATGCCGGTACCGGCGGCGCGGTCTTTTCATCATCGTTATCAGCAACGGAAGTCCCGCCCATGAATGCGCGTGAAAATATTCTGGGGCGTCTGCGCGCAGCGCAAACCCAAACTCCCATGGCAGAAGCCGCAGAGCCGTCGTCAGCCATTGTTTCCGATCCGGATGTGATGCGGTTTGTGGCGGCGCTCGAGGCCAATCATGCTGTGGTTGTTTCTGTAACCCGTGAGCAATTGCCCGGCGCCATCGCGGAGCAGGTCCGCGCGCTGAATCTTTCGCAGTTGGTTGTCAGTGAGGCTCACCATGCCTGGCTGGATCAATTACCCGCGAGTTGCAAACCCGTGTTCTGGCAGGCGTTGGGCGACACGCCGGTGGATGCGCTGTTTGATCAGCCGGCAGCCCTGACGGGTTGCTATGCGGGCATTTGTGCTACGGGCAGTTTGGTGTTGCGGCCGGATGCGCATGAGCCGCGCAGTCTGTCATTGGTGCCACCCGTGCATCTCGCGGTCATTGAGCGCAAAAACCTGGTAGCAGGTCTTGACCAGCTGTTGGCCCGACCGGGGCTACGCGAAGAGATGCCCACCAATCTTGTTCTGGTATCCGGTCCGTCAAAGACCGCCGATATTCAGCAAACACTCGCCTATGGCGCCCATGGGCCGCACACCCTCGTGGTGTTTTTAGTACAAGACAGGCCAGCCTGAGTCTGCTCTGCCTCACGTTATCCCCTGAATGACGCGGCCAATGTCCGGATTGTGACATTGGCCGTCGGACTGTTGTTGACTGAAAAAGACTATAAATGTAACTTTAGTGATTGAAGATGCGTTTTTAGTAAAACAAAAAATCAAAAACGATCATCAACACTAGCTGGACTTCGTGGGCGGCGCTGTTTTCGCGCGCCATACATTACAACGATAAAAAGTGAACAGACACCATGAAAATGAAATTACTCGCCGCCAGCATCAGCCTGGCCTGTGCTCAGTCCGCCTTGGCAACACCCAATTGGGAATCACTCAATCCCGGAGCCGGCGGCCAGATTCAGGATGTGGTTGCCGACCCCAATACCGCCAACGTGGTATACCTCGCGTCCGATATGGAAGGCGTGTACAAGAGTCTGGATAACGGCATGAGCTGGAAGCCCACCGGACAGTTGGTGCAAAACCGGGTGTACGCTGTGGCTGTGGCACCCGGCGATGCCAATACCGTCTATGCGGGTAGCCTGTATGGCTTGCACATTTCGGAGGATGGTGGCGACAACTACCGGTTTGTGGAAGCGACCCGCAACCGGTCTATTGGCGCCATCGCTTTTAAACCCAGCGATAAGAATACTGTGTTGGCAGGTCCGGGCTGGCGCGATGATGACGATTTTATTGATCATTTCGGCGAGCAGGCCAATGGCACTGGCACCATTTTTCGCTCTACCGATGGTGGTGACAGCTGGACTGAAATCGTGTTCGACAGCGATACCGGCAGCGATCGCAATGTTTACACCATCAGCTTTAATCCCGCTAATGATACCGAGATTTATCTCGGCACCAACAAAGGGGTTTATCGCTCTGCAGACAGCGGGGCCAGCTGGAGCAAAGTCGCTGCACCTAATGCCACCCATACCCGCAGTAAAGGTGTGGCTGTGAGCCCCGATGGCAGTAAGCTGTACGGTGTGTTTGCAGGCAACGGTAATGACTGGACTTTATATGCAACGGCTGCCGTCGGTATTGACTGGCAGCCACTGATGAATGGTCTCGATGCCGATAAACGTTATTGGTACCCGGAAGTGGATCCGCGTTCTTCGGGCAATGAGCACAAAGTACTTTTAGGCACGTTGGGTGATCGCGCCGGTTTGTTTGAGGCGCAAATCTCCTGGAACGGCGATCAGGTTGAGAGCTACAGCTGGGCGCGGATTTTTCACGAAGCCGATGGCAGTTTTGATATTGGCTGGGATCACGCCAGTCCGGCCAATGCACGTTTTGCGCACTACACACCGGACAGTGGTGGCTGGACGCGCGGGGTCTGGTCGACTACCAACCAGGCGATGTTTTTTGCAGACTACAGTGCCGGCAACAACAGTTACCAGTGGAGCAACCGCTACTCAGAGCCCAATAACGCCATTCAGGTCAGTTGGTGGGGTAAGCTCTTCCCCACCTATTCGGGGCGGGGTACTGAGAGCACTTACACCTACGATGTCGCTGTTCACGGCGATTACGTCATCCAGGGGCAGGGCGATAATGGCCTGGTAGAAAGCTGGGATGGCGGCGTGTCCTGGTCCAACATGCAGCACCGGCGCGCCGATGGCAATTTGTCCGACGTGCAAGCGGTGGCTATCGCCGATGCCTGGGGTGTACCTACGGTCGTGGCGCAAGCCACGGGTGGTTATGGCGGTGCGGCAGTAAACGGTCGTTTGTGGGCAAAAAAACTTGTGCACCACAGTCCGCTGGATGAATGGGTTGAAATCGGTGGCGGGGTCAATGCCAAAGCCGGTTTGCCAGACGGGGTGTTCCGCGACGTGGCGGTTAGCCCGATGAACCCTGCCAAGGTATTTGCCTTTTCCACCAATCATGGTCTCTATGTCATCGACGACATAGGTCGGGCTCTGGCATACGAAGCTGAAGGGAAGTCCATCTCCGCCAAGCGTATCTATCGGACAACCGACAATACCTCGGCACGCATCGCGCGCACCATTGCACCGCATCCCACCGATGAAAAAGTGGTGTTCTTCAGTTCCACCAGCGGCGCTCAAGGCGTCTGGCGGGGTGAAGAGCAGCAGGACGGTAGTTGGGATTTTGAGCGGGTCCTCGACACCCGGGGCTGGGATGCCGAAGTGCATGCCTGGGAATATGACGGCCAGGTGTATTTGCTGAACTTTGCCAGTGGCGGTAGCGGGTTCGAAAACGACAATCACTGGCACCTATTATTGTCCAAAGATGAGGGCCAGACCTGGGAAAAAGTGTTCAGCCCCTCCGATGCTCAGGCCCTTCGACCCACGTCACTGGTAAAGTGGTGGGATGATGTCAATCAGCAATTTACCTTCAGCGCTAAAGGTGGCGCTACCGGTTTTGCCAATAAACTGATGTTGAGTTATTACGATCACCGCCAGCAGGTGGGTTACGGAGTTTTTGAAGGTACGCTGGACGAAAATGGCAGTATCGCCTGGGCAGACATCACCGGCGACCTGCATTTTTCAGGCATGACGAACACCCGCTATGTGATGGAAAACGGTGGGGTGAATCTGTATGCGGCGACACCGGGTGCGGGTTTGTGGCGGACTAATGTGACCTCGGTAGATCTGCCCGCGGCTGCGGGAGCTGCGCCCGCGGCGCCTGATGGTCTGTCGGCCATCCTGGATGCGAGCCGCAATGAAATTCAATTGACCTGGCAGGACAATACCGATGTTGAAACCGGCTTCCGGATCGAGCGCTCGACGGGAGGCGCCTTTGTGACGGTGGGGCAGGTGGGGCGAGACACGGAGGCTTTCATCGATTTTGATCTGGCAGCCAATACCGAATATCGTTATCGGATCGTAGCGTTCAATGCCTTGGGCGTGTCGGACACATCCAATGAGGTCACGCAATCTTCCGGGAATGCAGTCGACCCCATTCCCGAATGCAACCCGGACAATCTGTTGATCAACGGCGATTTCTCGTCTGGTGTGATTTCACCCTGGAATTTTTATGTCAACACCGGCGCAGGTGCCGACGCCAGTCATTCCATTGGCAGTTTCAATGGTTACTCCTCTGGTCAGGTACTGGATATTGACCTGGTTGCCAGCGCCTCGGCAAATGACGTGCAACTGCAGAATAGCTTCGGATTACTTGAGGCGGGTGTCACCTATGAATTGAGCTTTACTGCCAGCGCTGATGCGGCCCGGAGTTTTGAGGTGAAAATTCATCAGGCGCAAGCACCCTGGCAAAATGTGAAAGAGGGGGACGTAATTCAGGTAGATGCTGCGCCGGTCACCTATACCATCGAGTACACGCCAGCCAGCAGCTTGGGTGCACTATCATTGGGCTTCTTTCTTGGGAACGATCTGACTAGTGTGCAAATCGACGAGGTAAGTTTGAAACAGGCCTGTGAAACGCCAACACCGACACCAGCACCAGCACCAACGCCAACACCAACGCCAACGCCAACACCGGCTCCGACCCCGGCGCCCACGCCAACCTCTGGTGCGGGCTCGTCTTCCGGTGGGGGTGGTTGCGCGGTGGGCTCGGGCTCTCCCATTGATCCAACACTGTGGGGGCTGCTGGTGCTCGCGACTTTACGCCGTTTCTTCCGCGCGACGTTAAAATAGCGCTGTCGATGACTGGGAATAAACGCTGGCGTTTTAACTGTGCCGTCCGGGCATTGTGCCTGGACGGCATTTTTGGGTTTGCAGCGGCGGATGTCATCTGATTAGGTGCGCCAATAGTTCGTTGCATCCCGGATAGTTTTTTTGGTTCCTCTTGCACATGTCTTAGGTGATCGCTTGCCATAACGCATTCACGTTTTTACCAGGTACCGGGAATAAATCTGCGGCTGAACCGTTAACTGAGTGAACCCCAACACAGAGGATCACTCAACATGTTCAAACCAACACTTCTTTTCATTGCTTGTACTGCCATTTCCGGTACCGCTTTCAGTCAACAAGTGGCGGTGGACGTCAGGACTCAGGGTGCTGCGTCAGTACAGGGCAATAGCGATTACACCCGTGCGCAGGCATCGGGCTCCGGGCAAGCTGAGGCGCGCGGCGAGCAGTCAGCAGGCGTCAGTGCAGAACGCAATGTCGCTGGCGGCACGCAGACTGAACAACAAGCGCTGGCGTCGCCGGATGCAGCCTCCGTGGCTGATGCGTCTTCGGACAGTGCAGCAGGTGTTGCAGCCAATGCCACGGTACTCGCCAACCAGTCTGTCGCCTCTACCCAGCGCGTGGGGCAAGCACTTCAAGGTCGGGTTTCTACCGGTGCGCAGACTGTAGCCGGTGTATCCCGCCAGACAACCGGTAATGCCGTTGCCGAGGCGCAAGGCGCAATAAATCAGGCTGAAGCCTTGGTCGACAGCCAGACTGTGCCCGCGCAGGTAAGCGTCGGTCTGGATCAATCACTCAGCACTGAACTGGATGCGGCCGTTGCGGAGCAGGTGAATACTGCCGTTGCATCGGCGGTAGACGGTGTGGTGGCGGCGACGGTCAATGATTCCGTTTCGGCGGCAGTGGATGCTGCAGTAGATGCCGCGGTCAATGCGTCGATTACCGATACCCTCAGCCAACAACTGTAACTGAAGCTGCGGCGCGCAAGCGCCGCAATTTTTGCGCCAGGCAGTTTTTTTGGGAGAGCACAATCATGAATACCAAGCAAAAGAAAGCCGCATTGTTCATGCGTCTGATCGCCGGGGCAATCGGTATGGGTTTAACAATGCCTTTGACCGCTGCGCCCACCCTGAACGGTTTTTTTGATATGGGTGGAGAATACGACAGCAATGTGGGTGTGAAGGAACTGGATCAGCTCAGTCGTGAAAGTGATTGGGCGGCCACGGCCAGCGCCGGCGCAACACTGGATTGGACCATCAGTCCAGGATGGACCTTTTCTGCCGGCGCGCAATACGACCACAAACACTATCGGACATTCAGTGCCTATGATCAGGCAGGGGTGCGCGGCCATGTGGATATGAGCTATCGGTTCAGCCCGCTAACCGTGGGCCTCAATCATCATGCAGTGGTTGTCCAGCTGGACCGCGAACCGTTTCTGACCTTGTCCCGCTCCGGTCTTTACGCCGGCAAAATGCTGACGTCCCACCTGTACCTGCGTGCCCAGGTGAGTCAGCAAACAAAGTCGATTGCCAGCCAGCCGGCGCGCGATGCCGAGGGGCTGGGATGGGCGCTGGAATCCTATTGGTTCAGCGACGATGCCAGCCGCTATTGGACCGCCGCCATTGCCGTGGAAGATGAGCAGGCCAATCGCCACGACTACAGTAATCAGGCGCTGAGTGTACGTCTCGGTTGGTCCAATCAGTTTTCTCTGTTGAATAAAAACAGCCAATTGCAACTGCAGTGGCGGTACCTGGACAGAGGCTATGACGGCCCGGGAATTTCACCGGAAGTGACGTCGCTGGGGCAATCCGCGTTGAATCCATCACAGGCAGCGATGCCGACGCCGGCAAACCGGTCGGATCTTGTGCAGCAGTGGGAAGCGAAATGGCGCTTGTCAGTGAATGATGTTTTGTCGTTGGGCACCCAGCTGGTGTACGCAGACCATCGCTCGAATCTGGCGACTGCCGATTACACCGAAACCACTGCATCTGTTACGGCGCGCCTGAGTTTCTAGGCATCCCACTCGCCCATCGTTTGTATACACCCGCTTGCCGCAGGTTCACCACCTGCGGATTTTTTTTTGCCGTGTTTCAGGGCAGCCAGCCCTCGCCAAATACCGTATCGCGTCCGGGCGCACCCAGATCTGTGGCCTGCGCACGCAGCGTGGAAAGCGCCGTCTCCAGGCGTTCACCGCGAGCCAAAAGACAGGCGAGGTGGGCGGCAATAACCGGTGCGGCCATAGACGTACCGGATTCGCGGCCAAGGGGGTTGGATTGTTGCGGATTGATCGCACGTGCAGTGATCACACTTACACCCGGTGCGGAAAAATCGACCTGATGTCCTTGGTTGGCCCAGCGATAAATAGCTTGCCGGGCGTCCACCGCCGTCACACCAATCACCGGCTCAAAGGCGGCGGGATACAAGGGTGGCGCTGCGGGCCCCTCGTTACCGACCGCAGCCACCAGCGCAATGCCTTGTGCGTGTATGAGTTCGATGGCGATGCCCAGTAATTTATTGGGCGGGCCGGCAAGGGACAGATTAATGACCCGGACCTCCTGACTGCTGAGCCAGTTGAGTGCCTGAATCAGGCTGTCGGTGGTGGCGCCCTGGGAAAAATCCGAGCGCTGGTAAAAGGCCGCCGCGGCAAACAGATGGCCGGCCCCTAACCGGGGTGTAAGGCCCTCGGCTTCACCCACAAGCACACCGGCGACTGCGGTGCCATGGGCATCGGGGGCAATCAGGTCGGCGGGCAGAAAATCGGCCCGGGTTATGCGCCTGTGGCTGAATGCCGGGTGCTCGACCTGAATACCGGTGTCTACCATGCCCACCTTGACCGGGTGGGGGCAGGGTGTGGCCAGCCTATCAATCGACCGGTTGCTTGCGGCAATATCTTCCGCTCCGCTCTGGCTGTCGTAGGTATGGTTGCGGTCGAGCATGGGGTGCAAGTGGGCCGGTAGCAGGGCCTGCAATGCACTGCGCTGATCCAGTGATTGGGTGACCCGGAAACGGACCAACTGCTTGCCCAACGCCGGCATGGGGGTGGCGGAAATCAGTGTGATGCCCGGTTGGTTGAGCGTGTTCAGTTCTTCACCGGTCAGCCACAGCAGCCACTCACCGGCAATGGCACGCCAGCCGTCGTCGGTGATGACTTCCTGCAGGACCATATCGCCCTGGGCATTGAGAATTGGCAGGGCGTCGGGCAGCGCCGCCAGCGGATTGCCCAGGCTGCGTTCAATCGGGTCCAATGCGGCCTCGCGCGCGGCAGCTTCCGCTGCCAGTGCCGCACGCCGGGCGGGCTCTGCGATGGGAGCCAGCTCGCGCTGGGCGTTTTGCACAGGATTTTCCAGCGCGCCGGTGATGGGTTCGGCGTTGATCAATTGAGCCTGCGCGCCGGTCAGGGGCAAGCCGGTGCTGCATATCAGGGCCAGTGCGATTGCGGTGCGTTTCGGGTTCATGGTCGTTATCCTTGGCGTCTTAGTCGGTGGCGTCCGGGCCGGGTCTGACCGCAGGGCGCCTGTAACGTTAACGTGCCCGGGCAAAAAAAATTCCCATCGGCGGGAATAAAACCCGGGCTGGCCCGTTATCCCTATGAAACCAGGGGAAACCTATGCAACAAGAGTTAACAGAATTATTACCCGGACTCAGGCGCTTTGCCTATTCCCTAACCGGGCAGATGGCGGATGCAGATGATCTGCTGCAAAGCACGGTAGAGAAGCTGCTCAGTAAGCCGGCGCCGGCGGGCGTCGAGCTGGCCAAATGGGCCTTCACCGTGTGTCGCAACCTGTGGATTGATGAATACCGGGCGCACAAGGTACGCCAAACCGCTGCCCTGGCACCGGAGCTATCGGAAGGGCAGGTTGTGGATGGCGAGCGTGCAATGGAGCACAAGATGACATTGGAGCGGGTCAACCGGGCGATGGCGAAACTGCCGGACGATCAGCGCTCCATCCTGGCACTGGTATGCCTGCAGGGTATGGCCTACAAAGACGTGGCGGAGGTGTTGAGCCTGCCCATCGGCACCGTTATGAGCCGGCTGGCACGAGCCCGCCAGGCGCTGGTGACACTATTGAATACACCCAACGAAGGGGTAACCGCATGAACATTACCGACGAAACCTTGTCCGCATTTCTGGATGCCGAACTGTCCGAAGCCGAGATGGAGGCTGTTCGCGCACGCATTGCGGAAGATGAGCAGTTGGCACTGCGGTTGGCAGAATTGGCGACAGTCGACAGCCTGGTGCGCGATACCTATAGCGCCATTGATCAACAACCCATGCCCGCTGCAATCGACCGCTTACTGGCACAATCGCCGGCCTCGCAACCGGCCGCCAGTGACGACAGTGCACCGGCCATTAAACCGGTTGCCAGACCTTTCAGCTTTCCGCGTTGGGCGCCTCAATGGGCCATGGCCGCGAGTATTGCGTTTGTTGCTGGTTTCGGGCTGAACCAATGGTTGTCAGGCGCGGCACCGGCGGCCGAATGGCGCTCGGTTGCGCAGGCGTTGGATACCACGCCCAGCGGCGCCCAGCAGGCTATTGCTGGCCACACGCTGACGCCCCGGGTCAGTTTTCAGAATGCCGAGAGTCAGGTCTGCCGGCAATATCAGCTGCAGTCTGCCCGCCAACAGGTGCAGGCCATCGCGTGCAAAATTGACGGCCAATGGCGCGAAGTGGCTGCCCTGCGCCAGCGGATTACAGCGGATCAAGGGCACTATCAATCCGCCAGTGGCGCCAGCGCAATCAACGCAATGGTAGATCAGATGGCCGTGGGTAATTTTTTCAGCGCGACGCAAGAAGCGCATGCAATCGAAACACAATGGGCGCGCCTGCCCGATAGCAATCAGTGAGGTGATGTCATGAACAAATTTATTGTTATTTCAATTGTTGCGTTGATGACCGTAGGGTGTGCCAGCAGTAATGGCTACAAGCAGGCCAAGGGCAATGGCTATGGGTACACCGATACGGCGTTGACCGAAAACCGCTACCGTATTAACTATAAAGCCAAAAGCCACCAATCGGCCAAAGCCAAAAACTATGCGCTGTTGCGCGCCGCGGAGTTGACCCTGGATCAGGGCTATGACTGGTTCGTTGTGGTGGATCGCGAAACCCGGGTGGAAAAAACCGAAGACCGTTTCAGCACCAGTATGCAAACCGGCCAAACGGTGACGAAAAGTTGCGGGTTACTGAGCTGCACAACCCAGGTTCATCCGAGCACTCAATACGGTGTGGGCATGTCCTCGGGCAACGGCGCGGATGAAGCCATCGCCAGCCTGGAAATCCGCATGGGTAAAGGTGTGAAACCCGCAAGTGGCGATGTCTACGATGCGATGGAGATCAAAGACAGTCTGGGTAAGCGGAAATAAAGGGCCATTTTCACGCTGAACAAGAAGATTTTTAGTCTGGCTTTCACGTGGCCCCTGCCGAAAATCAGGCAGGGGCTTTTTTATTCCTGTTGGTTGGTAACGTCTCTCAACCAAAATAATAACTAGTCCCCAAAATCAGCTGCACTGTGTCTTTCTTTCATTTGCAGCGGCTCGTGCCCCCACACCCGGTTCACCCGCCGGCCGCGGGCAACTGCCGGGCGGTCGTGCAGCAGTTTGGCCCAACGCGCTACGTGTGTGTATGACGCCACATCCAAAAACTCCGCTGCCTCATACAGCTTGCCCTCTACCAACACGCCGTACCAGGGGTAAATAGCCATGTCGGCGATGGTGTATTCGTTGCCACACATAAATGTATTGTTGGCCAAATGCTTATCCAGCACATCGAGCTGGCGTTTGACTTCCATGGCATAGCGGTTGATGGGGTACTCGAACTTTTCCGGTGCGTAAGCATAAAAGTGCCCGAAACCGCCGCCAAGAAACGGCGCGCTGCCCATTTGCCACATCAGCCAGGAGTAGCATTCGGCGCGCTGTGCCGGCGCCTTCGGAATAAACCGGTCAAATTTTTCTGCCAGGTACAACAGGATGGCGCCGGATTCGAACACGCGAATGGGCTCGCGCTGACTGCAGTCGAGCAACGCCGGAATTTTGGAGTTGGGATTGATGTCGGTAAAGCCGCTGCCAAACTGTTCACCGTCGCCGATATTGATCAACCAGGCGTCGTACTCCGCCGCCTCAATGCCCAGCGCCAGCAATTCTTCAAACAGAATGGTGACCTTCACGCCATTGGGGGTGGCCAGCGAATAGAGTTGGAACGGATGCTCGCCGCGGGGCAAGGCCTTGTCGTGCGTGGCGCCGGCGATGGGGCGATTGATATTGGCAAATTTACCACCGCTGGCCTGGTCCCAGGTCCAGACTTTGGGGGGCAGGTATTTCGTGTCTGTCATGGAGTGCTTCCTTTGGTTGAAACGGCATTAATGAGCGTTAGCCTACTTCAAGCAGTCGTTAATTACAGGTGGGGGCGGCGTGAGTCTTGAATCCGAGCACGTAGGATTGGCCTTAGGTTAAAGTCAGAATGACAGTAACCGGTTACAAAAAACATAAGCCTTGTACCGCTCAGGTGTGGCCAGACTATCCGCCGAATCCGCAAAGATTTGGTATGTGTCTTTTGTTGAGCGCTAGTTTGGGATTGTTGTTAACGTATTGATTTGTAAATATAAAATACTAGTATTTGTGATGGGTGGCGCGATTTCTTAATGTCTAAGTATGGCTTGCGAAGGTGTTCGCTTGGTGTCATTATAGCGTGGCCCTGACGGGTATTTTTTAAAAATAACGATGTAACCGGTTACACTTGTAGGCTGTATTGACAAGATCCAGCCTGGGGAAACCGTCGGTGCAGTGTTGAAACGAATAATAACGAAAGAGTACGGGGACAGATCTCATGCAAACACCCAATCGCATTCCCAAAGCCTGGTTGCCTATTGGACTTGCCAGTTCGCTGGTGATGAGCGCGATAGTGCCTCTGGCGCAGGCCCAGTCGGAATCCGCAGATAACGCCACCGAGCTGGAAGAAATGGTGATCTATGGTATCCGGCAATCACTCACCGATGCCGTCGACCAGAAGCGCAATTCGGCGGCCATTATGGATGCCATTTCCGCTGAGGATATTGGCAAGTTACCCGATGAGAACGCGGCGCGAGCGCTGCAGCGGGTAACGGGTGTGCAGATTTCAAACCGCGATGGCGAAGGCTCTGAGATCCAGGTGCGCGGTATGTCTCAGGTGAATATGGAGGTGAACGGCGTTTCGTATCTTGGTACGCCAAGTCAACCGGGCTTCCGTTCAACGGTTCGCCGCAATGCCACGCTGGAAGATATTCCCTCTGAACTGTTGGCCGGGCTCGAAGTGATCAAGTCGCCCTCCGCCGACCGGATCGAAGGTGCCATTGGCGGTACCGTCAACATGAAAACCCGTAAGCCATTGGATACCGAAGGTTTCCAGCTGGCGGGTTCTGCCAAGGGGGTGCACTCCGAACTCGCGGACGCCAACGACGGTCGCTATTCGTTTCTGATTGGCAATAACTGGGATGACCGCTTTGGCGTACTGGTGAATGTCACCAAGGGTGAATCCACCAGCCGCAATGACACCATCGACTACCGCAATTGGGATGGTCTTTCGTTTGAGAACTGGAATTCCAATGTGCCAAGCCTTGAGGCCTGGAACGAAAGTGTCTGGTGGGACAGCGCACAAGATCCGGCCAGCGTGTGTACACCTTTCTGTTGGCGTAATGTGGGTTGGGGCGAAGACCCTACCAATCCGGGTTCCGATGCCCCGGTACAAAACGGAGGCTGGATGCCAACGCTCATGTACCTCAATCCCGAAACCGGCAAGCTCGCGCAGGTGATTGCACCGCAGGAAGTTGAGCTGCAACAAAAAGAAATTGTCCGCGAGCGCACCGGTGTCAATATTTCGCTGCAAGCTAAGCCCTCGGATAACCTGAGCTTGTACGCTGACATTATCGGCAGCCAGTACGACGAAAAGCAGAGTGCCTCGATTCTCACCCTGGGCATTCGCGATATCGATTGGCCACACACGGGCGTGATACTGGATGAGAGCTTCGTGCCCTTTACGCTGGGGCAATACACCGAAGGCTCTGATGTTCCCTCTACGGCGTCAATCAAGCCCGGTGATCTGAATGGTGTGGATGGTGAAGTTACGCTACTGTCCGGCGGCTTTGCGCCCATCAGCTGGAACAACAATGGTAACGCGCACCGCTTGGGTGGGCAGGCTGCATTCCGCGAAGTGGAAAACCGCAACATCAGCTTGGGTGGAAGCTGGTGGCAGGATGATCTCACCGTGAGTGTGAACTACTCCAATGGCGCATCCAAATTCGACAGCATCTGGCTGCGCCAGGATCTGAAAGGCAGTTATGGCAATGTGAACTGTGCCTGGCGCGACCCGCGTCCGATGGACCCGGCCAGTGGTCAGCCGGTAGCTTGTGCACAGAATGTCAGCTGGGGTTATGACATTACCCAGGGTGATATCGGCTCTGTGATGATCAATCCGGCATTGACCGGAGTGAATCCTTCGGCTCCCAATGGCGGGGACTACCTTACCGATCCCTACAGCTATGCGATAGCATTTGTCAGTCTGTGGAAAGATGAATTCACTTCAAATCAGGATGCACTGGCACTGGATTTTGATTACAACCTGGATGAAGCCTTTGCCGGCCTGACACTGGA
This region of Simiduia agarivorans SA1 = DSM 21679 genomic DNA includes:
- a CDS encoding LutB/LldF family L-lactate oxidation iron-sulfur protein; protein product: MQQQPQLFKDASQHALADATLRTNFRGAMDFLRNKRERVLDDAEFSSLSAQCEAIKQRCLSQLPALLEQLETRCQANGIQVHWAETPAQANEIIAAIADGCNATSAVKGKSMVTEEIGLNDYLGARGVECLESDMGEFIVQMAHEPPSHIIMPAIHKSAAQIARLFHEQLEGVDYTEDVDTLIGIGRSVLRGKFRHAHVGISGVNFAVAETGTLCLVENEGNGRMCTTVPPVHIAVTGIEKVVQWLQDVPPLLSLLTRSATGQPITTYFNMISGPRRPGEKDGPEQVHLVLLDNGRSNAFADEQLRKTLQCIRCGACMNHCPVYTRIGGHAYGTTYPGPIGKIISPHLLGLDATRDLPTASSLCGACEEVCPVRIPIPQLLQRLRAEYRSDEEGVMSGAGGGRSILEAGVWAGWAWACEHPGVYRLLTWIAGRMRSLVPWLPSAWKNGRTMPVPAARSFHHRYQQRKSRP
- a CDS encoding LutC/YkgG family protein, whose product is MNARENILGRLRAAQTQTPMAEAAEPSSAIVSDPDVMRFVAALEANHAVVVSVTREQLPGAIAEQVRALNLSQLVVSEAHHAWLDQLPASCKPVFWQALGDTPVDALFDQPAALTGCYAGICATGSLVLRPDAHEPRSLSLVPPVHLAVIERKNLVAGLDQLLARPGLREEMPTNLVLVSGPSKTADIQQTLAYGAHGPHTLVVFLVQDRPA
- a CDS encoding VPS10 domain-containing protein, which gives rise to MKMKLLAASISLACAQSALATPNWESLNPGAGGQIQDVVADPNTANVVYLASDMEGVYKSLDNGMSWKPTGQLVQNRVYAVAVAPGDANTVYAGSLYGLHISEDGGDNYRFVEATRNRSIGAIAFKPSDKNTVLAGPGWRDDDDFIDHFGEQANGTGTIFRSTDGGDSWTEIVFDSDTGSDRNVYTISFNPANDTEIYLGTNKGVYRSADSGASWSKVAAPNATHTRSKGVAVSPDGSKLYGVFAGNGNDWTLYATAAVGIDWQPLMNGLDADKRYWYPEVDPRSSGNEHKVLLGTLGDRAGLFEAQISWNGDQVESYSWARIFHEADGSFDIGWDHASPANARFAHYTPDSGGWTRGVWSTTNQAMFFADYSAGNNSYQWSNRYSEPNNAIQVSWWGKLFPTYSGRGTESTYTYDVAVHGDYVIQGQGDNGLVESWDGGVSWSNMQHRRADGNLSDVQAVAIADAWGVPTVVAQATGGYGGAAVNGRLWAKKLVHHSPLDEWVEIGGGVNAKAGLPDGVFRDVAVSPMNPAKVFAFSTNHGLYVIDDIGRALAYEAEGKSISAKRIYRTTDNTSARIARTIAPHPTDEKVVFFSSTSGAQGVWRGEEQQDGSWDFERVLDTRGWDAEVHAWEYDGQVYLLNFASGGSGFENDNHWHLLLSKDEGQTWEKVFSPSDAQALRPTSLVKWWDDVNQQFTFSAKGGATGFANKLMLSYYDHRQQVGYGVFEGTLDENGSIAWADITGDLHFSGMTNTRYVMENGGVNLYAATPGAGLWRTNVTSVDLPAAAGAAPAAPDGLSAILDASRNEIQLTWQDNTDVETGFRIERSTGGAFVTVGQVGRDTEAFIDFDLAANTEYRYRIVAFNALGVSDTSNEVTQSSGNAVDPIPECNPDNLLINGDFSSGVISPWNFYVNTGAGADASHSIGSFNGYSSGQVLDIDLVASASANDVQLQNSFGLLEAGVTYELSFTASADAARSFEVKIHQAQAPWQNVKEGDVIQVDAAPVTYTIEYTPASSLGALSLGFFLGNDLTSVQIDEVSLKQACETPTPTPAPAPTPTPTPTPTPAPTPAPTPTSGAGSSSGGGGCAVGSGSPIDPTLWGLLVLATLRRFFRATLK
- a CDS encoding surface lipoprotein assembly modifier is translated as MNTKQKKAALFMRLIAGAIGMGLTMPLTAAPTLNGFFDMGGEYDSNVGVKELDQLSRESDWAATASAGATLDWTISPGWTFSAGAQYDHKHYRTFSAYDQAGVRGHVDMSYRFSPLTVGLNHHAVVVQLDREPFLTLSRSGLYAGKMLTSHLYLRAQVSQQTKSIASQPARDAEGLGWALESYWFSDDASRYWTAAIAVEDEQANRHDYSNQALSVRLGWSNQFSLLNKNSQLQLQWRYLDRGYDGPGISPEVTSLGQSALNPSQAAMPTPANRSDLVQQWEAKWRLSVNDVLSLGTQLVYADHRSNLATADYTETTASVTARLSF